One Anthonomus grandis grandis chromosome 13, icAntGran1.3, whole genome shotgun sequence DNA segment encodes these proteins:
- the LOC126744004 gene encoding WD repeat-containing protein 82 codes for MNMKLVDPVVRSFRVAKVFRENTDKINSIDFSTSGDTLISCSEDDQIVIYDCEKGTQARTVNSKKYGVDLIHFTHAKNTAIHSSTKIDDTIRYLSLHDNKYIRYFPGHTKKVVSLCLSPVEDTFLSGSMDKTLRLWDLKSPNCQGLMHLSGRPVAAYDPEGLIFAAGVNSECIKLYDLRSFDKGPFVTFKLSQEKECDWTGLKFSRDGKTILISTNGSIIRLIDAFHGTPLQTFTGHLNNKGIPIEACFSPDSQFIFSGSTDGRVHVWNADTGYKVCVLNADHPGPVQCVQFNPKYMMLASACTNMAFWLPSIEGS; via the exons ATGAATATGAAACTAGTAGACCCAGTAGTCCGCAGTTTCAGGGTGGCGAAAGTATTTCGTGAAAACACCGACAAAATAAACAGCATTGACTTTTCCACAAGCGGGGATACTTTGATTTCGTGCAGCGAGGATGACCAAATTGTCATTTACGATTGTGAAAAGGGCACCCAGGCCCGCACTGTAAACAGTAAAAAATATGGAGTCGACCTAATCCATTTTACACATGCAAAGAACACTGCCATACACAGTTCAACCAAAATTGATGACACTATCAGATACTTGTCGCTGCATGATAATAAATACATCAGGTACTTTCCTGGACATACAAAGAAGGTTGTTTCACTATGTCTGTCACCAGTTGAAGATACTTTCCTGTCCGGATCAATGGACAAAACACTACGGCTATGGGATTTAAAGTCACCCAACTGTCAGGGGCTTATGCATTTGTCCGGACGTCCAGTTGCCGCTTATGATCCTGAAGGTTTGATTTTTGCTGCTGGAGTTAATTCtgaatgtattaaattatatgatTTGAGATCTTTTGACAAG GGTCCCTTTGTCACTTTTAAGCTCTCGCAGGAAAAAGAGTGCGATTGGACAGGGTTAAAGTTTTCAAGAGATGGTAAAACAATACTTATAAGCACTAATGGATCTATCATTAGGCTGATCGATGCCTTCCATGGGACTCCTTTGCAGACTTTCACAGGACACCTCAATAACAAAG GCATTCCCATAGAGGCTTGTTTCAGTCCGGACTCCCAGTTTATCTTCAGTGGTTCCACGGATGGCAGGGTTCATGTGTGGAATGCCGACACTGGATATAAAGTGTGTGTATTAAATGCAGATCATCCGGGTCCAGTTCAGTGTGTCCAGTTTAATCCTAAATATATGATGTTGGCCTCCGCATGTACAAACATGGCTTTTTGGTTACCCTCAATTGAGGGTTCTTAA